The following are encoded together in the Grus americana isolate bGruAme1 unplaced genomic scaffold, bGruAme1.mat scaffold_551, whole genome shotgun sequence genome:
- the LOC129200828 gene encoding inositol 1,4,5-trisphosphate receptor-interacting protein-like 1 produces the protein MATAIALLLAVLAVQHGLKHDHQIDVAATERMQQREEYLQQEMTRLLQEVEQSRSAEGATLLSVLQRWPLWTVAGALVLLAEVCWLAREMKLASGSCSQQDSSGSEEEDDDEDEGDRHGLRSLAASAPLPMQGLPDTCEALKELVGDLLGVCRVLSKKTFMPQMHPAVGMDGTYETWSVHGNNIAYRLLVFLRPPPGHSFRLELDTTGQLPARHSSIHVLLECVCSREQLLGDISCFLHHPDDRLPRDQSSCLLRALCTRSYLDVEKIACWVQLLVRSAWLLLPQSHHCQLMVLPSSQSCKFQLRTTSRMNICTEMIFAVQQGSSGAYLSLE, from the coding sequence ATGGCTACGGCAATCGCCCTCCTTCTGGCTGTGCTGGCCGTCCAGCACGGGCTGAAGCACGACCACCAGATAGATGTGGCCGCGACCGAGCGGATGCAGCAGCGCGAGGAGTATCTCCAGCAGGAGATGActcggctgctgcaggaggtcgAGCAGAGCAGGAGCGCCGAGGGAGCCACGCTCCTTTCCGTCTTGCAGCGGTGGCCGTTGTGGACCGTTGCAGGAGCCCTGGTCCTGCTCGCTGAGGTCTGCTGGCTGGCCAGGGAAATGAAGCTTgcctctggcagctgcagtcagCAGGACAGCTCcggcagtgaggaggaggacgacGACGAGGATGAGGGAGACCGCCATGGCCTCAGGTCTTTGGCTGCGTCCGCCCCGTTGCCGATGCAGGGCCTGCCCGACACGTGCGAGGCgctgaaggagctggtgggTGACCTCCTCGGTGTCTGCCGCGTGCTCTCCAAGAAGACCTTCATGCCGCAGATGCACCCGGCCGTCGGGATGGACGGCACCTATGAAACCTGGAGCGTCCACGGGAACAACATCGCCTACCGCCTGCTGGTGTTCCTGCGGCCACCCCCCGGGCACTCTTTCCGCCTGGAGCTGGACACCACggggcagctgccagcaaggcACTCCAGCATCCACGTGCTGCTGGAGTGCGTGTGCTcaagggagcagctgctgggggatATTTCGTGCTTTCTGCACCACCCCGACGACCGGCTGCCGAGGGATCAGAGCTCGTGCCTCCTACGCGCCCTCTGCACACGCTCCTACTTGGACGTGGAGAAAATCGCCTGCTGGGTCCAACTGCTGGTGAGATCAGCCTGGCTGCTTTTGCCTCAGTCGCACCACTGCCAGCTGATggtgctgccttcctcccagtCCTGCAAGTTCCAGCTGAGAACCACCTCCAGGATGAACATCTGCACTGAGATGATTTTTGCGGTGCAGCAAGGCAGCTCGGGCGCCTACCTGAGCCTTGAGTAG